A single Thermoanaerobacterium sp. RBIITD DNA region contains:
- the csx20 gene encoding CRISPR-associated protein Csx20, producing MTKKKMLLIFSHQLTDGQKDDAIKSLGIGGFLYMPANLQQKWSQVPSETISLKDYLKDIFDWILLNSVKDDYVLVQGDFGATYITVDFCLLNSRIPIYAAAKRDIAEEYNDDGKIIIKRAFSHDRFKKYERYV from the coding sequence GTGACAAAAAAGAAAATGCTATTGATTTTTTCACATCAATTGACAGATGGCCAAAAAGATGATGCAATAAAAAGCCTCGGAATAGGCGGATTTTTATATATGCCGGCTAATTTACAGCAAAAATGGTCGCAAGTACCATCTGAAACAATATCACTAAAGGATTATTTGAAAGATATATTTGATTGGATTTTATTAAATTCTGTTAAAGACGACTATGTATTAGTGCAAGGGGACTTCGGTGCCACTTATATCACGGTTGATTTTTGTTTATTAAATAGCCGCATACCTATATATGCAGCTGCAAAGAGGGATATTGCAGAGGAATACAATGATGATGGTAAAATAATTATAAAAAGAGCTTTTTCCCATGATAGGTTTAAAAAATATGAAAGGTATGTTTAA